The stretch of DNA CTCTTCTACAGGAAAATAGCCTGAACGAGCTAATACGCTGTACCATACTGGTGAAATGTGTCCGTTTGACAAATAGAAAACATCTTCTCCTTTGCCTTCCATATTAAAAGTTGGATTGTGGTCCATTATCTCTTGATACAATGCTGTAAAAAAATCAGCACAGCCCAAAGAACCTCCTGGATGACCACTTTGACAAGCATGTACCATACGAATAATATCGCGACGTACTTGTGTAGCCATACGTTCTAGTGATTGTATATCAGCCATGATTAGGTTATATTGTATATTAGTAATATAAAGGTAGGTAATAAAATTTGCTGCAAATATAAGCTTTTTATTTTTAGCTACTGAGGTTCCTTCTATGGAATTAATAATTTATATCACCTCCAAGCCAACGTCCTATCGTTTATTAATAAGATATTTATGGGCTAATAAAGTGCTTAATGGATCCATCATTATATTGTTCTTACCAACCATAATATGTGTCCACTCAGTTCAATTATTTAGGCACAGGCATACCTATATATATAGTATAATTACTGCACTTCTGCCCTATTTAGATAGAGCACTCATTACCAATGAATTACATAACGCTATTCCGATAGCTCAATTGGAGCGTGCAATTCTGGATAATTATTATCCAATGAATCTATATCTTTAGAAATAGGATAGATATCTAACCAACCTTCCTCTAGTGGTTGTAATAAATTTAATGTTGTAGCTAAGGATTGTTCTTCTAACCACCTACTACGCTCACTTCCAGTTGTAATCAATGCAGGCATTCGAACAATGCCTAATTTTTGTAAATCTTGGTTGGCAGGAACTGTAATAATAGAAAATGTTTTGAATAACTCTCCCTTGCCATCAATCCATACATCCCAAACTCCTGCAAAAGTCATTAATTCACCATTTTTTAGTTGAATGCGATAAGGCTGAGTTGCCCTTCCATCTTTCGTCCATTCATAATAACTATCCGCAAAAACCAAACAACGCCTTTGTCGAATTGGCAACCGAAAAGATAATTTACTTGCAATTCCCTCTACCTGTGCAGTAATAAGATTTGTACCAACACTTTTGTCTTTAGCCCAATGCGGAATTAACCCCCAACCAAATATCTGTAGGTCCAATGAGTTATTCGTTAATATATAAGCATTTTGAGTTGCTCCAATATTAAAACTTTGTTGCAATTCTTTTTTTATATCTAGATTGAACTGGCGCTTCATTTTTTCTTTAGAAGCGGAGAAAGAGAAACGAGTAGGCATATAGATTGGGTGTTTACAGCAAACTAGTATGTTTTACATACTATAATATATAGGTTGTATACGGTATTCGGTGTACTATAGTATAAATACGGAGGAGAATTTAGATTTAATGCACACTAAACTTAAGTGCATATTTTTCTCCTATTAATAGATATCCGTTGTTAAGTTAGCTATCCATTTTTAATAGTTAGACTGAGGATACCTATACTATATAAATATAGTCTTTTATGACTAAAACAAATCTGTGTTTTTGTCTTATTTCATGAAAATAACCCACAAAAGTAAAATAATAAATCTAATAACAAAGATTGTCTCCTGTTATTTTTTATTTTTTTTTAGGTAAAGCCTTTTTGTTATCCACAGTCCTTAAAGTTATCCACACAATCATGGTGCATAAAAAGATTTTTGAAAACGAGACTTATCTATTTTTCATTTTTTTGATGACAAAAAGAAAATAAAAACACAAAAAAAGAACAAAAAAAGGTTTTAAAAAGTTAACTAGTGTAGTTACTCACATAGAATCCACAAGTTACCCACACTTTATCCACATTGTGTATAAATAACTCCAAAAAGACCATATATAGCTCTAAAAAAAGCAACCTCTTCTAAAAAACAGTCTTTCTACTACATTTTTTTGTGTTTTGGCCTAAAAACAATTTGTTGCGAGGTACTTATCCACAGTTTTTTTACAATAATATGTAAAAAGCTTAAAAACAGCAAATTAAAACTTAAGTTATCCACACAACTTTCGTGAATAACTGTGGATAACATAGGGTTTTATCAACATCCTATCCACAGTTTTTTTTATTTTTTTTGAATTTACCCAAAAATACCTAAATAATGTGGATTAACTCTAAAATACACACATAGATATCCACAGTTCTCCACAAAAAAAAAGGAAAACATAAATTAGTACACACTTTATCCACATTTTGGATAATTCAGTGGATAACTTTAGTTATTAGCGCATAATCAGTACTTTTCTTGTGGATAACTAATGTGTATAAATCAGCTCTATTTGTGAATTGTTAGCATCCAAATAAATCAAACAGATTCTTTTTCACTTATCCACTTATCCACAGCCCTAATAATGATAGCTTTTTTTTATTTTAAATTTTCTTTTTATTATAATAATATAGATGTGAGATTTTTTTTTGCCCAACCCGAAAAACAAATTTTTGTTTTTGTTCCTTGCTTCTATTCGTTTTCGTTTTTCATTTCTTCATTGTTTAGATTTTGTCTAAATGAAAATAACCTTTAATCAATTATAGTATGATATTGTTTATGGAGTTGTATTTTTGTGAGAAGGATCTAACACATTTTATGTGTATTTAATAATTAATATTTGCTGTGCAATGTTTTTATTAGGACTAAAACTTTGATTAGTAGTTTTTTATAAAATGATTGTAAGGAGCAAATTGACAGTATAAACATAGATAATATCAAGATGGCTAAAGAAACAAAAGTGTTCTCTACGGCAGTAAAAATTTGGTTATTGGTAGGAGTGGTTATGGTATTTTGTCAGGTTGTAATAGGGGGCATTACCCGTTTGACAGATTCAGGGCTCTCTATTACAGAATGGGCAGTTATTCAAGGAACAATACCTCCACTTGATGCTGAGCAATGGGAAACAGCTCGACAGGAGTATATGGTACATGCTATAGGACAAGTAAAAATGAAATGGTCGGGAAGTCTGTATCCCGATGGCATTCCTATGAGTGATTTTAAGTTTATCTATTTTTGGGAATATTTTCATCGATTGTGGGCTCGTACTATGGGCTTTGTATTTTTAATCCCTTTTTTAATTTTTTGGCGTAGGAAGATGTTATCAAAGCCATTGATGATTATGCTAGGGAAGGTGGTTGCATTAACGGTTTTGGTGGCTATTTTTGGCTGGATTATGGTTAAATCAGGTTTAGATACACCAGAATTTGCTTGGGTTAATGGTTATAAATTGACGATACATTTGAGTTTAGCAACAATTGTATTTGGTTATTTATGGTGGGTTTCTTTGCATGTTATTCAACCCATAACAACAGATGAACACAATAAGCGTTTGAGAGTGTTTGCTTGGCGTATTACCACAATCGTTTGTCTTCAAATTGTATTAGGAGGGCTTATGGCTGGGATTAAAGCTGGTTTAGTTTTTAATCATTTTCCTCATATGGAAGTTAATTCAACGGATGAATCATGGATATGGATTGCTGATGTGCTGAAAGATTATTCGAAGTGGACTTGGGAAAATATGAGAGCCTATAATTCTAAGGAAGGGGCTGGTTTTGCTGCGGCATTAATTCAGCTATTGCATCGAGGAACGGCTTATTTGTTGTGCTTCTTAATTCCTATTTTTTACTTATATCTACGCCGAATCCACCAATCTAAGCAATTGGCAATGGGAGGAAAAATTTTAATTGTAGTACTAATTGTTCAAGTTACACTTGGTATTTTTACACTTTTAAATGGTATAGGACAGATTCCTTTATTATTGGGGGTTTTACATCAGGCAGGAGGGTTGTTACTATTGGCAGCTATGCTTTATGTCAATTATCAATTTAGTAATGGAGGAAAGCATATATTGCGAAAAGTAGGGCAAAAGGAAGAAGCGTTGGTAACAACAGATTAGTTTTAACAGGGCAGTAACCAACCGTTATATAAGAAGCCCTTAACGGAGCATTAATAGAATATAAGACAATATAATTTTAATCTTGTCCTTGCTAGTACAATACTGGCAAGGACATTTTTTATTAACTAAAAAACAAAATTATGAATGTCAAAAAAGGTTTACTATTAATTTGCTGTTTAATGTATAGCAGCGTTTTTTTTGCTCAGGAAAAAACTAGAATTCATGAGTTGGGTTTATCATTTAATTCAGGACTAGATTTTGGTTTGATTTATAAAACAGGCAAGGCCAATAGTCTCTTTAGAATCAGTACGTTATTTTTTAATGGCACCAATTCTATCACCCATAATTCAAGTCATAGTTTCAGTAATAATAGCATTGGAGCTGGCTTTTCTTTGGGGGCAGAGTTTAGAAAAAATATTGCTTCCGAATTCTTTTTTTCTTATGGTTTTGATGCTGGTCTTGATTATAGAGGAGCTAAAAGATTAGATCCAAGTCAGAATCAAGAAGTTCAACACTTCATATCTCCAACTATTAATTTATTGCTAGGAGTGGGGTATGTATTAAAAAAGCACTTGGTTTTTTCTTTAGAAGTGATGCCTTATTTTAGTTATAATATTTCGATATTAGAACCTAGCCCATCTATCAATCATCAAATTGCCTACGGTTTTAACATTAACAGTGTAAAGTTTGTTGTTGCTTATCGATTCTAAAAACAAAAAAAGGTTATCTCAAATTTTAAAATTCGAGATAACCTAATATACGATTGACAAAGGAGATTTTACTTAGTAAATTTGCTGAACAATTTCTTTTATGGTATCTACATCTCCCATGGTATAGTAATGCAAACAGGGCGTTCCTGCTGCTTTAAGTTCTTTAGATTGTGCTACTGTCCATTCAATTCCAACCTGACGGCGAGCTTCAGCATCCTTAGCGGCTAATAAGGCATCAGAAAATTCTTTAGGAATATTTAGATGGAACAGACGAGGGATTGAATTTAGTTGATATTTTTTGGTAATTGGTTTCAATCCTGGAACAATAGGAACATTGATGCCTGCTGCTCTACAGCGCTTGACAAAATCGAAGTACTGTTTGTTGTCAAAAAACATTTGTGTTACAATGTATTCTGCTCCAGCATCAATCTTTTGCTTTAGAAAATGCAAATCACTTTGCATATTTGGTGCCTCAAAATGTTTTTCAGGATAGCCTGCTACACCTGTACAAAAGTCAGAGGGTTCTGCATTGGTAATTTCATTGTCTAAATAAATGCCTTCATTCATATTGACCAGTTGCTTGACCAAATCAAGGGCATAGTGATGACCATTGGGTTCTGGAATAAATTTCCCATCAAATTTCCGAGCATCTCCTCGTAGGACTAAAACATTGTCAATTCCCAAAAATTTGAGATCAATTAGAGCATCTTCTGTCTCTTCAACGCTAAAACCTCCACAAATAAGATGCGGAACAGCATCAATTCCATAACGATGCATAATGGCTGCACAGATTCCTACCGTACCTGGTCGTTTTCGCATGGCTACTTTTTCATAGTAACCACTAGAGCGTTTTTTATAAATAAATTCTTCTCGATGATAGGTCACATCGATGAATGGAGGGTTAAATTCCATCAAGGGATCCAATGTATCAAAAATACTTTGGATTTTTCCACCTTTTAGGGGAGGTAAAATTTCAAAAGAAATTAAAGTTTCGCCATTGGCTGCTTTAAAATGGTCTGTTACCTTCATAGTAGTTGATTGCTTAATAATACTGATGATCTAAAATCAGTTAAGCTAGTTAGATGGAGCAAAGATAGATAATTTAGAGATAAAAAAAAATACTGCTTATCTAGATGCTCAAATAGTGCCTAGATCTTTTGGAAGGAGGGCTGTTCTATTGGATTTATCGCATTAATAATCAGGTAAAAAACATTGGCTGCATAAGCTACCGTAATTGTTATTTGGATAATTAGCTTTGACTTTTGCTGTATAAATAGTAGAATAAATAAGTGGATGGCAGAAAATGCAGTTATACAGTGACAAATAAATATAAAAATAGTTAAATAATATATGGACCTGAATGCTTAGTATTCTTAGCTATATTTTGATTTTTTGGTTAATTGTAATTTTTTGATTATTAGTGATTTGTATTTTTTCAATAGTATAGATAAAAAAATAAAGCCTTGATCTTTAAAATATTAAGAGACTTTTTTTAGTTTATTTCAGTTAATTATTCTCTTTATTAGGTTAGAAATAATTTTTAATATTGCATTGTCAGCAATACGCAGAATATTACTAGGGATCTTTTCTACAGTAAGAATTGTAGAAGAATGAATTTTTTGAAATTACTTCAATGAATGACATATATGCTTTGATTCCAAAAATATTACTATCGTCACAATTAAAAAAATTCACTATGGCTTAGAACATTGAGTACAATGTAATATTCATTGCTGACAAATAATATTACAAGTATGAGTAGGTGACAGAAATAGTCAGTATTCCTATTAATAGATTTGTTGA from Aureispira anguillae encodes:
- a CDS encoding SOS response-associated peptidase; translation: MPTRFSFSASKEKMKRQFNLDIKKELQQSFNIGATQNAYILTNNSLDLQIFGWGLIPHWAKDKSVGTNLITAQVEGIASKLSFRLPIRQRRCLVFADSYYEWTKDGRATQPYRIQLKNGELMTFAGVWDVWIDGKGELFKTFSIITVPANQDLQKLGIVRMPALITTGSERSRWLEEQSLATTLNLLQPLEEGWLDIYPISKDIDSLDNNYPELHAPIELSE
- a CDS encoding COX15/CtaA family protein, which translates into the protein MAKETKVFSTAVKIWLLVGVVMVFCQVVIGGITRLTDSGLSITEWAVIQGTIPPLDAEQWETARQEYMVHAIGQVKMKWSGSLYPDGIPMSDFKFIYFWEYFHRLWARTMGFVFLIPFLIFWRRKMLSKPLMIMLGKVVALTVLVAIFGWIMVKSGLDTPEFAWVNGYKLTIHLSLATIVFGYLWWVSLHVIQPITTDEHNKRLRVFAWRITTIVCLQIVLGGLMAGIKAGLVFNHFPHMEVNSTDESWIWIADVLKDYSKWTWENMRAYNSKEGAGFAAALIQLLHRGTAYLLCFLIPIFYLYLRRIHQSKQLAMGGKILIVVLIVQVTLGIFTLLNGIGQIPLLLGVLHQAGGLLLLAAMLYVNYQFSNGGKHILRKVGQKEEALVTTD
- the metF gene encoding methylenetetrahydrofolate reductase [NAD(P)H], whose product is MKVTDHFKAANGETLISFEILPPLKGGKIQSIFDTLDPLMEFNPPFIDVTYHREEFIYKKRSSGYYEKVAMRKRPGTVGICAAIMHRYGIDAVPHLICGGFSVEETEDALIDLKFLGIDNVLVLRGDARKFDGKFIPEPNGHHYALDLVKQLVNMNEGIYLDNEITNAEPSDFCTGVAGYPEKHFEAPNMQSDLHFLKQKIDAGAEYIVTQMFFDNKQYFDFVKRCRAAGINVPIVPGLKPITKKYQLNSIPRLFHLNIPKEFSDALLAAKDAEARRQVGIEWTVAQSKELKAAGTPCLHYYTMGDVDTIKEIVQQIY